AGTTTGAGCAGCCGGGTGGAGTCGGTGTCACCGGTGCTGACCTGGAAGTACTCCCGCTGCTGGGCGGTGTAACCCGACGCGGACATGTCGACGACCCAGCCGCCGGCCGCCAGGCCGTCCCGGGAGTTGGTGCCGGTGATCCGGAACTGGCCGTCGGCGCCGCTGATCGCGGTGAAGCCGGTGGTGCCGGCGGTGGCCGGGCAGTGCGCCAGCGCGGTCGCGCTCGCGCCGCAATAGGTCGCGGTCAGCAGCACGTTGCCCAGCGCCTGGGTGATGTCGGCGCCGAACACCGCCTGGGTGGTGCCGACGATCGCTCCGCGGGCGTTCAGCGTGGCCACGCAGCTGGCCTGGACGCCGGCCGTTATGGCGATGCTGGTGGAGCCGTCGCTGCACGCCACCGCGATGCCCGCGCCCGTGCTGCCGAAGGCATAACCGGCCGCCTGGATCCGCACGCTGTACGCCGCGCCCGGGGTCAGGTTGCCGAACGTGACACTGCTCGAGCCCGGCGGCGCGGTCTGGGTCACCGGCGTGGAACCGCCGCCGGACAGCACGAAGACCGCGTTGGACACCGCGGCCGCGGCGCCGTCCACCGTGGAGATCTCCAGGCTGCCGAGCTTGCGCAGTTCGATCGGAGGAACCACGCAGTCCACGCCCAAAGCGCAGGTGAAGCTGACCGTGGCGCTGGCGTAGCCGGTCATGCTGGCGGTGAGCTGGTAGTTGCCCGGACGGACCAGGTTGGACTGCGGGTACTCCGAGTCAGACCAGCTCAACGCGCCGTTGTCGTCCACCGTGACGTCCACTATGCCGGTGCCGGTCGCCTTGCGGTTGACGGTGATGCTGACGTTCGAGCGGTGCACGCTCGCGTCGGCCGGGTTGATGGTGACCGAGCCCGAGATCGTCCGGGCGGTCGGCGCCAGGTTGACCGCGATCAGCGAGCCGGTGGTCACCGCCATGGCAGTGGCGTTGTAGGCGTTGAAGTCGGTGGCGGTGATGCTGATGTCGGCCTGGCCGACCACCAGCGCCAACCTGGCCCGCGGAATGTCGGCGAAGTTCGTCGCGCACGCCCCCATGCCCGAGGTCGGCGCGTTGCCGTCGGCCGTCACCGCGAAGCAGCCGCGCGAGTCGGTGATCACGTTGACCTGGGCCCGGATCGGGGTGGTGCCGGAGTAGGCGACCACGCCGCTGACGGTGACGGCGGCGTTGGGCAGCCCCTGCGTCGAGCCGGTGTAGGAGCTGGTCACCCAGCCGATCAGCTGTGGGATGGACTGGGTCATCGCCAGCTGGGTGTTGACCTCCTGATCCTCACCCACCGGCACCGACATGGTGCCGCTGAAGGCGCTCAGGGACGCCGCCACCGTGTGCGAGCCGGAACCGAGCGCGACGATCCGGACCCGCCCGGCCACGCCGGTCTGGATCAGCGGCTGGGCCGCCAGCGGGGCCGGGGTGACGGTGACCGTGACCGGGTCGGTGGCGTTCACCAGCCCGCCCGAGGTGTTGGGCGCCAGCACCGCCAGCACCAGCCGGGCCAGCCGGTGCAGGTTGGCGTCATAGCGCCCGGTCGCGCCCCGGTCCAGGATCAGCTGCGCCCCTGACACCGGGCGGTACTCGGGGTTGAGCGGGTGCACGTAGATCAGGTAGGTGCCGTGCGCCAGGCCGCGCACGGTGTAGGAGCCGGTAGAGGTCGAGGTCAGCGAGCACTTGCCGACCGCCGGGCTGGGCGCGCAGGTCTCCACGCCACCGGCGCTGCTCGGCGGCACCAGGGTGCAGGTCGGCGCGGTGGCCGGCGCCGGGCTGCTCGGCAGCACCAGCACGCAGGTGCGGTAGTTGACCTGGTGCGCGTAGTCCTGGCCGGTGGGCACCGGCTCGTCCGGGTCGTCGACCACGCTCAGGTCCGGGCCGGTGCTCAGGCTGCCCACCGCGGCGTTGATGGTTCCGACCACGGTGGCCGACGGGTACAGCGCCAGCTGCGGCGCCTCCACCGTCGCCCCCAGCGGAACCTGCACGTCGACGGCGCCGCTCTCGTAACCCGGCGCGCTGACCACCACCCGGTGCAGGCCGGGCAGCAACCCGGTGATCGGCAGCAGGTCGATGGACGGGACGGTGTACTCCTGGTTCGGGTCGACGCCGCAGACGATCAGCGGGTTGGCCGCCCCGCCAGGGGCGCAGGCGAGGTCGACGGCGCTCTGGGAGACGTCCACCCCGACGTTGATCTTGCACAGGTCCAGGTTGGCCTGGCTGCCCGGCGGCAGCAGCGGGTCGTACTCATCGGCCTGGTCACAGCTGAGCGGGCCGCCGCTGCGCGCGTCGGTGATCCGGCCGCGGACGTGCGAGCTGGCCGGCAGCACCCCGCCCGGCGTCGGGGCCAGCTTCAGCGTCACCGAGGCCACCCCGCCGACCTTGGCGGTGACGGTCGCGTAGCTGGTCAACCGGCCGTAGAGCTCGGCGCCCAGCACGTAGGTGCCCGGCGCCACCCCGTTGAACCGGAACGAGCCCAGCGGGCTGGACACGCTCATCGTCTTGTAGGTGTTGGCCGGCCCGGTGAGCACCAGGCCGGCGCCGACCAGGCCCAGCCCCGCCGAGTCGGTGACGGTGCCGCCGACGACCGCGGTGGCCGGCGTCAGCATCGCGTCGACCACGGCCCTGGACTGCCCGGCGCCCAGCTCGACCTGGTGGGTCTGCGGCAGGAAGCCGGCCTCGGCGATGGTCACGGTGTACTTGCCGGGCACCGGCAGCGCCGGCAGCGTGAACCGGCCGATCGGCCCGCTGGTGACCGTGGTGGCGGTGCGGGTGATCGTGCCGTCGGTCGCGGTGACGGTGGCCCCGCCGACGCCGTTGCTGACGCCGAGGCTGTCGGTGCCCGCGACGGTGCCGACGAGGGACCCCATGCCCGAGGTCAGGCCCAGGTTCAACGACTTGGACTGGCCGGCCGCCAGGGTGACCAGCGAGGACTCCAGGCTCAGGCCGTCCTTGCTGGCGCTGATCAAGAAGGTGCCCGGGGTGGAGAGCCCGTCCACCTTCCAGTCGCCGATGCTGCCGGAGGAGTTGGAGCTGGTGGCCACCACGTTCTGGCCGTCGCTGATGGTGATGGTCGCGCCGCCGACCGCGCCGGCCGGTCCGCTGATCCGGCCGGTCAGGCGGCCGTTGCCGGCGGTCATGGCCACCGGCAGCGGCTCGGTGGCGTCCGCGTCGGCCGCGTTGAGGATGTACTGCCTGGTCTGGTAGCCGGGCTTGGCGAAGGTGAGCAGGTAGTAGCCGGGCGCGCTGATCCCGGCGAAGGACCAGGACCCGTTCTGCCGGGTCAGGGTGGACTGCTTGGCCGAGACCGCGGACTGGGCCCGCACCGACAGCTGCTCGGCCGAGATCTTGCCGATCGTCCGGCGGCTCTCGGTGATGGCCTTGGCCGACTGGCCGACCGGTTGGGCGCCGGCGGCCTTCTCGTCCACCAGGGACGTCGGCTGCAGTGAGACCTTGACCCCGGCCGGCGCCGTGCCGGTGACGATCCCGTTCAGCCGCACGCCGGCCGGCTTGGCGGTGGCGACGACCGGGGCGGGCTTGGCCGGCTTCGCCGAGCCGCCGGCGGCCGGGCCGGCGGTCCCGGATCCGGCCCCGGGGCTGGATTTCGACCCGCCGGGGCCGGCGGGGGCCGAGTCCGACGGCGTGGCCGACGGCGAGCTCGCGGCCTGCGGATTGGCCTGGTTGCCCTTGACGGACTTGGCCAGCATCGGGATTCCCGCTCCGGCCAGTGCCGCCCACAGCCCCAGCACGGTCACGATGGCCAGCAGTTTCATGCCGAGCGGGCTGA
The nucleotide sequence above comes from Jatrophihabitans sp.. Encoded proteins:
- a CDS encoding carboxypeptidase regulatory-like domain-containing protein — encoded protein: MTRPPFPGRGMPAAEPPPQAFLHAVSRTGAGNTVVVELGLVNQADSPRLFTVSVLGLDSSWLPLPLHVGPVAVGASRVVELVLRPPSGTLPARYPFVVAVQASDPAAPGPGATATTMAEGALVVDEPSRLSMEVSPIDSTAVFGRRIEVLLRNTGQSPARVELRSEVSNGAHLRLSRHRLLVPPGGSARVRGRLTLTRPRMFGGRARHPFLVAARGLGAPTSVTGALTSRPVFSPLGMKLLAIVTVLGLWAALAGAGIPMLAKSVKGNQANPQAASSPSATPSDSAPAGPGGSKSSPGAGSGTAGPAAGGSAKPAKPAPVVATAKPAGVRLNGIVTGTAPAGVKVSLQPTSLVDEKAAGAQPVGQSAKAITESRRTIGKISAEQLSVRAQSAVSAKQSTLTRQNGSWSFAGISAPGYYLLTFAKPGYQTRQYILNAADADATEPLPVAMTAGNGRLTGRISGPAGAVGGATITISDGQNVVATSSNSSGSIGDWKVDGLSTPGTFLISASKDGLSLESSLVTLAAGQSKSLNLGLTSGMGSLVGTVAGTDSLGVSNGVGGATVTATDGTITRTATTVTSGPIGRFTLPALPVPGKYTVTIAEAGFLPQTHQVELGAGQSRAVVDAMLTPATAVVGGTVTDSAGLGLVGAGLVLTGPANTYKTMSVSSPLGSFRFNGVAPGTYVLGAELYGRLTSYATVTAKVGGVASVTLKLAPTPGGVLPASSHVRGRITDARSGGPLSCDQADEYDPLLPPGSQANLDLCKINVGVDVSQSAVDLACAPGGAANPLIVCGVDPNQEYTVPSIDLLPITGLLPGLHRVVVSAPGYESGAVDVQVPLGATVEAPQLALYPSATVVGTINAAVGSLSTGPDLSVVDDPDEPVPTGQDYAHQVNYRTCVLVLPSSPAPATAPTCTLVPPSSAGGVETCAPSPAVGKCSLTSTSTGSYTVRGLAHGTYLIYVHPLNPEYRPVSGAQLILDRGATGRYDANLHRLARLVLAVLAPNTSGGLVNATDPVTVTVTPAPLAAQPLIQTGVAGRVRIVALGSGSHTVAASLSAFSGTMSVPVGEDQEVNTQLAMTQSIPQLIGWVTSSYTGSTQGLPNAAVTVSGVVAYSGTTPIRAQVNVITDSRGCFAVTADGNAPTSGMGACATNFADIPRARLALVVGQADISITATDFNAYNATAMAVTTGSLIAVNLAPTARTISGSVTINPADASVHRSNVSITVNRKATGTGIVDVTVDDNGALSWSDSEYPQSNLVRPGNYQLTASMTGYASATVSFTCALGVDCVVPPIELRKLGSLEISTVDGAAAAVSNAVFVLSGGGSTPVTQTAPPGSSSVTFGNLTPGAAYSVRIQAAGYAFGSTGAGIAVACSDGSTSIAITAGVQASCVATLNARGAIVGTTQAVFGADITQALGNVLLTATYCGASATALAHCPATAGTTGFTAISGADGQFRITGTNSRDGLAAGGWVVDMSASGYTAQQREYFQVSTGDTDSTRLLKLNANKVNLKVGIANSASNASADLVTNATLILTSSDGSQPAVTQTTVGTGNLYEFNTIVPTTYTLQISGSNIATLNVQLTVFVGVANQTVYVRTDVRTSSISGIVSGEQGTSQVASPLDGVTVSLIKISDSSVVKTTTSGGAAGTGFFGFSPVTDDSYVVRFAKTGYVTLNSPTSVSAGQNPTLSPSLERIKNNVVVNFTASNGYPVDGAKAYLIASPLTGNPPQAPQTLTGTAPSYTTTFNSVPSGSWTIWIELPANHNGRVMSTGGTPAQVTAASPYAITVSGTGTGVPTTAGFTIAEAQLDLKVLATSLALDTNPVPATVSLTVRQGTTTLYTAASFPTSTSTASNVTSIWVVPSLAYTLTANPGTSHGVGWSTATQSVTPASSSTPTSAEVALNQKGGSLTITVKQKTGGALVDGATVSLLPADPLVTPPLDDVTNNKGLAGFTLLPPGEYEVTATKTTTTGTGADEVTTTQTGTVTVTVTASTTAQAVNVTIATVTP